One Natronomonas moolapensis 8.8.11 genomic region harbors:
- a CDS encoding alkaline phosphatase family protein, translated as MGLFDRLRGGSGPRVAFFGIDGVPYSLIADNEGTFENLHAIASGGTIDSIVPPESSACWPALTTGVNPGSTGVYGFQDREIDSYETYVPMGQDVQATRLWSRVDDAGGEATVMNVPVTFPPDRDIQRMVSGFLSPGVEKAAYPDELRETLENLEYKIDVNAKLGHKDDKEAFIEDAHRTLDARFEAFKRYIEGDDWDLFFGVFMTTDRVNHFLFKDYAEDGEYKTEFLEFYAKLDDYIGELRGMLDEKTTMVVASDHGFTSLDYEVKCNVWLEEQGWLSFDGDDHDSLGDIADDTRAYSLIPGRFYINLEGREPRGSVPEAEYETVRTELKTDLEALEGPDGRPVADRIVTKEDAFRGAHDEIAPDLVVIPNDGFDLKSGFRGGDAVFDTGPRNGMHSFENACLFVDDDGAKIEDADLYDIAPTVLELLDIDIDRGDFDGASLV; from the coding sequence ATGGGACTGTTCGATCGGCTTCGTGGCGGGAGCGGACCACGGGTCGCTTTCTTCGGTATCGATGGCGTACCGTACTCACTGATCGCCGACAACGAGGGGACGTTCGAGAACCTCCACGCCATCGCGTCGGGCGGGACGATCGACTCGATCGTCCCGCCCGAATCGAGCGCGTGCTGGCCGGCCCTGACAACCGGCGTCAACCCCGGGTCGACTGGCGTCTACGGCTTCCAGGACCGCGAAATAGACAGCTACGAGACGTACGTCCCGATGGGCCAGGACGTCCAGGCGACGCGGCTGTGGTCCCGTGTCGACGACGCCGGCGGGGAGGCAACAGTAATGAACGTCCCCGTCACGTTCCCCCCGGACCGGGACATCCAGCGGATGGTCAGCGGGTTCCTCTCCCCGGGCGTCGAGAAGGCGGCCTACCCCGACGAACTCCGCGAGACGCTCGAGAACCTCGAGTACAAGATCGACGTCAACGCGAAGCTCGGGCACAAAGACGACAAGGAGGCGTTCATCGAGGACGCCCACCGGACGCTCGACGCCCGCTTCGAGGCGTTCAAGCGATACATCGAGGGCGACGACTGGGATCTCTTTTTCGGTGTCTTCATGACGACCGACCGCGTGAATCACTTCCTGTTCAAGGACTACGCCGAGGACGGCGAGTACAAAACGGAGTTCCTCGAGTTCTACGCGAAACTCGACGACTACATCGGGGAGTTGCGCGGGATGCTCGACGAGAAGACGACGATGGTCGTCGCCTCCGATCACGGCTTCACCTCGCTCGATTACGAGGTCAAATGTAACGTCTGGCTCGAGGAACAGGGGTGGCTCTCCTTCGACGGCGACGACCACGACAGCCTCGGCGACATCGCCGACGACACCCGGGCGTACTCGCTCATTCCGGGTCGGTTCTACATCAACCTCGAGGGTCGCGAGCCGCGTGGATCGGTTCCCGAGGCGGAGTACGAGACGGTCCGAACGGAGCTCAAAACCGACCTAGAGGCGCTCGAAGGGCCGGACGGGCGACCCGTCGCCGACCGTATCGTGACGAAGGAAGACGCCTTCCGTGGGGCTCACGACGAGATCGCCCCCGACCTCGTCGTCATCCCGAATGACGGCTTCGATCTCAAGTCCGGCTTCCGCGGCGGCGATGCGGTGTTCGACACCGGGCCGCGAAACGGGATGCACAGCTTCGAGAACGCCTGCCTGTTCGTCGACGACGACGGCGCGAAGATCGAAGACGCCGACCTCTACGACATCGCGCCGACGGTGCTCGAACTCCTCGATATCGACATCGACCGTGGCGATTTCGACGGCGCCTCGTTGGTGTGA